Genomic window (Spiroplasma sabaudiense Ar-1343):
ATCACTTGAAGCCAAATTACTGCTATGAACATCAAAATTTGGGCTTAATTTCATTAAAATTGATTGAGCAAGAGTCATTTCAAAATATTCTGACTCTTTGGGAATTTGACCATAAGCATAGCCAAAACCTGTTAAATCAACAGTTGAGTAATAAACTCGATTAGCAACAACAATATCAAAAACTTGTAAATTTTTTGAACTCGATCCAGCACTACCAAAATTATAAATTTGTGTAACTTCATTTTGATATATCGCCAGAAAGGCACTCAATGTCAAAGCTGCATTTACAAGGCCAATTCCAGTAATTAAAAGGTAGGTTTTGTCATTTTTATAAATTTTTAAAAACTGATGTTCTACAATGACAAAACTTTCACTATTTAAAAATCCTTCAATTTCTTCATACATAGCCACAACTATTAATTTCATTATTATTCTCCCCAATCAAGAACTCAATGCTGATAACTTTT
Coding sequences:
- the mtnN gene encoding 5'-methylthioadenosine/S-adenosylhomocysteine nucleosidase; the encoded protein is MKLIVVAMYEEIEGFLNSESFVIVEHQFLKIYKNDKTYLLITGIGLVNAALTLSAFLAIYQNEVTQIYNFGSAGSSSKNLQVFDIVVANRVYYSTVDLTGFGYAYGQIPKESEYFEMTLAQSILMKLSPNFDVHSSNLASSDIFISDENKFENFVIKASKSIEVFDMEAAALCHVAKKFAKPINVIKLISDNLLIKNNEVQFSEFIGEISLKMKEIINVVLK